In Fusobacterium canifelinum, a genomic segment contains:
- a CDS encoding YebC/PmpR family DNA-binding transcriptional regulator, with product MSGHSKWNNIQHRKGAQDKKRAKLFTKFGRELTIAAKEGGSDPNFNPRLRLAIEKAKAGNMPKDILERAIKKGSGELEGVDFTEMRYEGYGPAGTAFIVEAVTDNKNRTASEMRMTFSRKDGNLGADGAVSWMFKKKGIITVKSEGIDTDEFMMAALEAGAEDVTEEDGYFEVTTEYTEFQTVLENLKNAGYQYEEAEISMIPENTVEITDLETAKKVMALYDALEDLDDSQNVYSNFDIPDEILEQLD from the coding sequence GTGTCTGGACATAGTAAATGGAATAATATACAACATAGAAAAGGAGCTCAAGATAAAAAAAGAGCTAAATTATTCACAAAATTTGGAAGAGAATTAACAATAGCTGCTAAAGAAGGTGGAAGTGATCCAAACTTCAATCCAAGACTTAGACTTGCAATAGAAAAAGCAAAAGCTGGAAATATGCCAAAAGATATTTTAGAAAGAGCAATTAAGAAAGGTTCTGGAGAATTAGAAGGTGTAGATTTTACAGAAATGAGATATGAAGGTTATGGACCTGCTGGAACAGCCTTTATAGTTGAAGCTGTAACTGATAATAAAAACAGAACAGCATCTGAAATGAGAATGACTTTCAGTCGTAAAGATGGAAATCTTGGAGCAGATGGAGCTGTATCTTGGATGTTTAAGAAAAAAGGAATAATAACTGTAAAATCTGAAGGGATAGATACTGATGAATTTATGATGGCTGCATTGGAAGCAGGAGCAGAAGATGTTACAGAAGAAGATGGATATTTTGAAGTGACTACTGAATATACAGAATTTCAAACTGTTCTTGAAAATTTAAAGAATGCAGGTTATCAATATGAAGAAGCAGAAATTAGTATGATACCTGAAAATACAGTTGAAATAACTGATTTAGAAACAGCTAAAAAAGTTATGGCACTTTATGATGCTTTAGAAGATTTAGACGATTCACAAAATGTTTACTCTAACTTTGATATCCCAGATGAAATATTAGAACAATTAGATTAA
- the recG gene encoding ATP-dependent DNA helicase RecG yields the protein MIESYRNIYSKLEDIPTKYITAKQLSNLKSLGINTVYDLVYYFPRAYDDRTNIKKIGELKFNEYVVLKATVMSAVNLTVRSGKKIVKAMVSDGTGIMEILWFGMPYIKKSLKIGEEYLFIGQTKKSAVFQLINPEYKLFSGQQKVSESEILPIYSSNKNITQNSLRKLVEKFLVNFLNYFEENIPKKLIKEYKIMERKSAIKNIHYPVSMKEIEEAKRRFAIEELLILELGILKNRFIIENSNSKNYEVEGKKEKVREFLSQLTFNLTNAQKKVIKEIYDEISNGKIVNRLIQGDVGSGKTVVAMVMLIYMAENGYQGALMAPTEILANQHYLGIKERLEKIGLRVELLTSSIKGKKKNEILDGIANGDVDIVIGTHSLIEDDVIFKKLGLIVIDEQHRFGVNQRNKLREKGFLGNLLVMSATPIPRSLALSIYGDLDLSIIDELPPGRTPIKTKWIANDEDLEKMYNFIYKKVNDGNQAYFVAPLIETSDKMALKSVDKVSEEIERKFSNKKIGIIHGKMKAKEKDKVMLKFKNKEYDILIATTVIEVGIDVPASTIMTIYNAERFGLSALHQLRGRVGRGSKQSYCFLISNSTTENSKQRLSIMEETEDGFRIAEEDLKLRNSGEIFGLRQSGFSDLKFIDIIYDVKTIKLVRDECIKYLKEHKGEIDNIYLKYDIEQKFSDIQAGN from the coding sequence ATGATAGAGAGTTATAGAAATATATATTCTAAATTAGAAGATATTCCAACTAAATATATAACAGCCAAACAACTATCAAATCTTAAATCCCTAGGTATTAACACAGTATATGACTTAGTTTACTATTTTCCAAGAGCTTATGATGATAGAACAAATATAAAAAAAATTGGAGAATTAAAATTCAATGAATATGTTGTTTTAAAGGCAACTGTGATGTCAGCTGTAAATTTGACAGTGAGAAGTGGTAAAAAAATTGTTAAAGCTATGGTAAGCGATGGAACAGGGATAATGGAGATACTATGGTTTGGTATGCCTTATATTAAGAAATCTTTAAAAATAGGAGAAGAATATTTATTTATAGGGCAGACTAAAAAGTCTGCTGTTTTTCAGCTTATCAATCCAGAATACAAGTTGTTTTCTGGCCAACAAAAAGTATCTGAAAGTGAGATTCTACCAATATATAGTTCTAATAAAAATATTACACAAAATAGTTTAAGAAAATTAGTAGAAAAGTTTTTAGTGAATTTCTTAAATTATTTTGAAGAGAATATTCCAAAAAAATTAATAAAAGAATACAAGATAATGGAAAGAAAAAGTGCTATTAAAAATATACATTATCCTGTATCTATGAAAGAAATAGAGGAAGCAAAGAGAAGATTTGCAATAGAAGAATTATTAATTTTAGAATTGGGAATACTTAAAAATAGATTTATAATTGAAAATTCAAATAGTAAAAATTATGAAGTTGAAGGGAAAAAAGAAAAAGTAAGGGAGTTTCTATCACAATTAACTTTTAACTTAACAAATGCTCAGAAGAAAGTTATAAAAGAAATTTATGATGAAATTTCAAATGGGAAAATTGTAAATAGGCTAATTCAAGGTGATGTTGGAAGTGGAAAAACAGTTGTTGCTATGGTTATGCTTATATATATGGCAGAGAACGGCTATCAAGGAGCATTGATGGCACCAACTGAAATTTTAGCTAATCAGCATTATCTTGGAATAAAAGAAAGATTGGAAAAAATAGGTTTAAGAGTGGAACTGTTGACTTCTAGTATTAAAGGAAAGAAAAAAAATGAAATATTAGATGGTATAGCAAATGGAGATGTAGATATAGTTATAGGAACTCACTCTTTGATAGAAGATGATGTAATTTTCAAGAAGTTAGGGCTTATAGTGATAGATGAGCAACATAGATTTGGAGTTAATCAAAGAAATAAGTTAAGAGAAAAAGGTTTTTTGGGGAATCTCTTAGTTATGAGTGCCACTCCTATTCCTCGTTCATTGGCTTTGAGTATCTATGGGGATTTAGACTTATCAATAATAGATGAATTACCACCTGGAAGAACTCCTATAAAAACTAAGTGGATAGCCAATGATGAAGATTTAGAAAAGATGTATAATTTTATCTATAAGAAGGTAAATGATGGAAATCAAGCATACTTTGTTGCACCTTTAATTGAAACAAGTGATAAGATGGCATTAAAATCTGTGGATAAGGTTTCAGAGGAGATTGAGAGAAAATTCTCCAATAAAAAAATTGGAATAATCCATGGTAAGATGAAAGCCAAAGAAAAAGATAAAGTTATGCTTAAATTTAAAAACAAGGAATACGATATTTTAATAGCAACAACAGTTATTGAAGTTGGTATTGATGTCCCTGCTTCAACAATTATGACTATCTATAATGCTGAAAGATTTGGACTGTCAGCATTACACCAATTAAGAGGTAGAGTTGGTAGAGGTTCAAAACAATCATACTGTTTTTTAATCTCTAATTCAACAACAGAAAATTCAAAACAGAGACTGTCTATTATGGAAGAAACAGAAGATGGTTTTAGAATAGCAGAGGAAGATTTAAAACTTAGAAATTCAGGAGAAATTTTTGGTTTAAGACAAAGTGGATTTAGTGATTTAAAATTTATAGATATTATCTATGATGTTAAAACTATAAAACTTGTTAGAGATGAATGTATAAAATATTTAAAAGAACACAAGGGAGAGATAGATAATATCTATTTAAAATATGATATAGAACAAAAGTTCTCTGATATTCAAGCAGGAAATTAA
- a CDS encoding proline--tRNA ligase, with the protein MRFSKAYIKTLKETPKEAEIASHKLMLRAGMIKKLASGIYAYLPLGYRTIKKIENIVREEMDRAGALELLMPVVQPAELWQESGRWDVMGAEMLRLKDRHERDFVLSPTQEEMITAIVRSDISSYKSLPINLYHIQTKFRDERRPRFGLMRGREFTMKDAYSFHTSQESLDEEFLNMRDAYTRIFTRCGLKFRPVDADAGNIGGSGSQEFQVLAESGEDEIIYSDGSEYAANIEKAVSELINPPKEEAKEVELVHTPDCPTIESLAKYLDVPLERTVKALAYKDMGTDEIYMVLIRGDFEVNEVKLKNILKAVEVEMATDEELEKIGLTKGYIGPYKLPTEIKIVADLSVPEVSNHIVGSHQKDYHYKNVNYGRDYKADIVDDIRKVRVGDNCITGGKLHSARGIECGQIFKLGDKYSKAMNATYLDENGKTQYMLMGCYGIGVTRTMAASIEQNNDENGIIWPVSIAPYIVDVIPANIKNEGQVSLAEKIYNELQTENIDVMLDDRDEKPGFKFKDADLIGFPFKVVVGKRADEGIVEVKIRRTGETLEVSENEVIAKIKELMKIY; encoded by the coding sequence ATGAGGTTTAGTAAAGCATATATAAAGACTTTAAAAGAAACACCAAAAGAAGCAGAAATTGCCAGCCATAAACTTATGTTAAGAGCAGGTATGATAAAAAAATTAGCAAGTGGTATCTATGCTTATTTACCATTAGGATATAGAACTATTAAAAAAATAGAAAATATTGTTCGTGAAGAAATGGATAGAGCAGGAGCATTGGAACTTTTAATGCCAGTTGTTCAACCAGCTGAACTTTGGCAAGAAAGTGGAAGATGGGATGTTATGGGAGCAGAAATGCTAAGATTAAAAGATAGACATGAAAGAGATTTTGTTCTATCTCCAACACAAGAAGAAATGATAACAGCAATAGTTAGAAGTGATATTTCTTCATATAAGTCACTTCCTATAAATTTATATCATATTCAAACAAAATTTAGAGATGAAAGAAGACCTAGGTTTGGACTTATGAGAGGTAGAGAATTTACTATGAAAGATGCTTATTCTTTCCATACTTCTCAAGAATCATTAGATGAAGAATTTTTAAATATGAGAGATGCTTATACAAGAATTTTTACAAGATGTGGTTTAAAATTTAGACCTGTTGATGCAGATGCTGGGAATATCGGTGGAAGTGGATCACAAGAATTCCAAGTTCTAGCAGAATCTGGTGAAGATGAAATCATTTACTCTGATGGTTCAGAATATGCAGCAAATATAGAAAAGGCAGTAAGTGAACTTATCAATCCTCCAAAGGAAGAAGCAAAAGAAGTTGAACTTGTTCATACACCAGATTGTCCAACAATAGAAAGTTTAGCAAAATACTTAGATGTTCCTTTAGAAAGAACTGTAAAAGCATTGGCATATAAAGATATGGGAACAGATGAAATATATATGGTTCTAATAAGAGGAGATTTTGAAGTTAATGAAGTTAAACTAAAAAATATTTTAAAAGCAGTAGAAGTTGAAATGGCTACTGATGAAGAATTAGAAAAAATTGGATTGACAAAAGGATATATTGGACCATATAAATTGCCTACTGAAATTAAAATTGTAGCAGACTTATCTGTACCAGAAGTTTCAAACCATATTGTTGGTTCTCATCAAAAAGATTATCACTATAAAAATGTAAACTATGGTAGAGATTATAAGGCTGATATAGTGGATGATATAAGAAAAGTTAGAGTTGGGGACAATTGTATAACAGGTGGAAAATTACATTCAGCAAGAGGTATTGAATGTGGACAAATATTTAAACTTGGGGATAAATACTCTAAAGCTATGAATGCTACTTATCTTGATGAAAATGGTAAGACACAATATATGCTAATGGGTTGTTATGGTATAGGAGTCACAAGAACTATGGCAGCTTCAATAGAACAAAATAATGATGAAAATGGTATTATTTGGCCTGTATCAATAGCACCTTATATTGTTGATGTAATTCCTGCAAACATAAAAAATGAAGGACAAGTAAGTCTAGCAGAAAAAATTTATAATGAATTGCAAACAGAAAATATTGATGTAATGTTAGATGATAGAGATGAAAAACCTGGTTTTAAATTTAAAGATGCTGACTTAATTGGTTTCCCATTTAAAGTTGTTGTTGGAAAAAGAGCTGATGAAGGTATAGTTGAAGTAAAAATAAGAAGAACTGGTGAAACTCTTGAAGTTTCTGAAAATGAAGTTATAGCTAAAATAAAAGAATTAATGAAAATATATTAA
- the rpsF gene encoding 30S ribosomal protein S6, which translates to MRKYEIMYIINPTVLEEGREELINQVNALLTSNGATIAKTEKWGERKLAYPIDKKKSGFYVLTTFEIDGTKLAEVEAKLNIMESVMRYIVVKQD; encoded by the coding sequence ATGAGAAAATATGAAATCATGTACATCATCAATCCTACTGTTTTAGAAGAAGGAAGGGAAGAATTAATAAACCAAGTAAATGCTTTATTAACTTCAAATGGAGCTACAATAGCTAAGACAGAAAAATGGGGAGAAAGAAAACTTGCTTATCCAATAGATAAGAAAAAATCTGGTTTTTATGTACTAACTACTTTTGAGATTGACGGAACAAAATTAGCAGAAGTAGAAGCTAAGTTAAATATTATGGAATCTGTAATGAGATACATAGTTGTTAAACAAGACTAA
- the rpsR gene encoding 30S ribosomal protein S18 has product MAEFRRRRAKLRVKAEEIDYKNVELLKRFVSDKGKINPSRLTGANAKLQRKIAKAVKRARNIALIPYTRIEK; this is encoded by the coding sequence ATGGCAGAATTCAGAAGAAGAAGAGCTAAATTAAGAGTTAAAGCTGAAGAAATTGATTATAAAAATGTTGAACTTTTAAAAAGATTTGTATCAGATAAGGGAAAAATCAATCCTTCAAGATTAACAGGAGCTAATGCTAAATTACAAAGAAAAATAGCAAAAGCAGTTAAAAGAGCAAGAAATATAGCTCTTATACCATATACAAGAATAGAAAAATAA
- a CDS encoding M48 family metallopeptidase, protein MKKIKNIILMLFVSLIFISCATAPLTGRRQIKFVSDESVVQSSVAQYNQMIAQLKANNLLANNTAQGKRVTQIGRRVTGAVEQYLKANGMQDKLQYLNWEFNLINTKDINAFALPGGKIAFYSGILPVLQTDGAIAFVMGHEIGHVIGGHHAETASSQNLAGFLMLGKKAIDGMVGGSVVSDELAQQGLSLGLLKFSRTQEYEADKYGMIFMAMAGYNPEEAIKAEERMMKLGGSQNAEILSTHPSSENRLEELRRFLPEAMKYYKK, encoded by the coding sequence ATGAAAAAAATCAAAAATATAATTTTAATGTTATTTGTATCTTTAATTTTTATATCTTGTGCAACTGCACCTTTAACTGGAAGAAGACAGATAAAGTTTGTAAGTGATGAATCAGTTGTTCAATCATCAGTTGCTCAATATAATCAAATGATAGCTCAATTAAAGGCTAATAATTTATTGGCTAATAATACAGCTCAAGGAAAAAGAGTTACACAAATTGGGAGAAGAGTTACAGGGGCAGTTGAGCAATATCTAAAAGCAAATGGAATGCAAGATAAATTACAATATTTAAATTGGGAATTTAACTTAATTAATACTAAGGATATTAATGCCTTTGCATTACCAGGAGGAAAAATAGCTTTCTATTCTGGTATATTGCCAGTGTTACAAACAGATGGAGCAATAGCCTTTGTAATGGGACATGAAATAGGACATGTTATAGGTGGACACCATGCAGAAACTGCAAGTAGCCAAAATTTAGCAGGGTTCTTAATGTTAGGTAAAAAAGCAATAGATGGAATGGTTGGAGGAAGTGTAGTCAGTGATGAATTAGCTCAACAAGGTCTATCTTTAGGGCTTTTAAAATTCAGTAGAACTCAAGAATATGAAGCTGATAAATATGGAATGATATTTATGGCTATGGCAGGATATAATCCAGAAGAAGCTATAAAAGCAGAAGAAAGAATGATGAAATTAGGTGGAAGCCAAAATGCAGAAATCTTATCAACTCACCCTTCTAGCGAAAATAGATTAGAAGAATTGAGAAGATTCTTACCAGAAGCTATGAAGTACTATAAGAAATAA
- a CDS encoding PAS domain-containing protein, with product METMSNHLPSLDEEKLKFVIELKEKYNAGKISLADARKQLKERVKTLKPYEIAYAEQKLTPFVEDECIKENIQNMMLLFDEVMDTSRPTELPDDHPIMCYFRENDDMRELLKEVENLIQFPVIKNQWYELYDKLDLWWKLHLPRKQNQLYSLLEKKGFTRPTTTMWVLDDFVRDELKENRKMLDDGNEEEFIASQTSVAADIIDLIRKEETVLYPTSLAMISEEEFEDMKSGDREIGFTFGELETVSVPKKVAQDSTISGQSNLAKDLAQLLGKYGFNSGDNQSSELDVAMGKMTLEQINLVFKHLPVDITYVDENEIVKFYSDTAHRVFPRSKNVIGRDVKNCHPRKSVHIVEEIIEKFRSGEQDFAEFWINKPGLFIYISYSAVKDENSKFRGILEMMQDCTKIRSLEGSQTLLNWESTNSANKTVEEKTEESDVKIDLDKIDGNTYLKDLIKVYPKLKDDMIKISNNFKLLQTPLLAVMLPTVTLKKASEKGEVELNTLIEKIKEIIKTY from the coding sequence ATGGAAACAATGTCAAACCATTTGCCAAGTTTAGATGAAGAAAAATTAAAATTTGTTATTGAATTAAAAGAAAAATATAATGCAGGTAAAATTAGTTTAGCTGATGCCAGAAAACAGTTAAAAGAAAGAGTTAAGACTTTGAAACCTTATGAAATTGCTTATGCTGAACAAAAACTTACACCTTTTGTTGAAGATGAATGTATAAAAGAAAATATTCAAAATATGATGCTTTTATTTGATGAAGTTATGGATACAAGTAGACCCACTGAACTTCCAGATGACCACCCAATTATGTGTTATTTTAGAGAAAATGATGATATGAGAGAATTATTAAAAGAAGTCGAAAACTTAATTCAATTCCCAGTTATCAAAAATCAATGGTATGAGCTATACGACAAACTTGATTTATGGTGGAAATTACATTTACCAAGAAAACAAAATCAACTTTATTCTCTTTTAGAAAAGAAAGGTTTTACAAGACCTACAACTACAATGTGGGTGCTAGATGACTTTGTTAGAGATGAATTAAAAGAAAATAGAAAAATGCTTGATGATGGTAATGAAGAAGAATTTATTGCTTCTCAAACAAGTGTTGCTGCTGATATAATTGACTTAATTAGAAAAGAAGAAACTGTATTATATCCTACATCTCTTGCTATGATTTCAGAAGAAGAATTTGAAGATATGAAATCAGGAGACCGAGAAATTGGATTTACTTTTGGTGAACTTGAAACTGTAAGTGTACCTAAAAAAGTAGCTCAAGACTCTACTATCAGTGGACAAAGCAATTTAGCTAAAGACTTAGCTCAATTATTGGGTAAGTATGGATTTAATTCTGGAGACAATCAATCTTCTGAATTAGATGTAGCTATGGGTAAAATGACATTAGAACAAATCAATTTGGTATTTAAACATCTGCCAGTTGATATTACTTATGTTGATGAAAATGAAATAGTTAAATTCTATTCTGATACTGCCCATAGAGTTTTCCCTCGTAGTAAAAATGTTATAGGTAGAGATGTTAAGAATTGTCACCCTAGAAAAAGTGTACATATAGTTGAAGAAATTATTGAAAAATTTAGAAGTGGTGAACAAGATTTTGCTGAGTTTTGGATAAATAAACCTGGATTATTTATTTATATCTCTTATTCTGCTGTTAAAGATGAGAATAGTAAGTTTAGAGGTATCTTAGAGATGATGCAAGATTGTACAAAGATTCGTTCACTTGAAGGTTCTCAAACTCTTTTAAACTGGGAAAGTACTAATTCAGCTAATAAGACTGTTGAAGAAAAAACAGAAGAAAGTGATGTTAAAATTGATTTAGATAAAATTGATGGAAATACTTATTTAAAAGATTTAATTAAAGTTTATCCTAAATTAAAAGATGATATGATAAAAATATCTAATAACTTTAAACTTTTACAAACTCCATTGTTAGCAGTTATGTTACCTACTGTTACTCTTAAAAAAGCAAGTGAAAAAGGCGAAGTTGAGCTAAACACTTTAATTGAAAAGATTAAAGAAATTATAAAAACATATTAA
- a CDS encoding MATE family efflux transporter: MNESSKNLNLTKGRIWKVLLKFILPIFLGTLFQSLYNTIDAIIVGKFAGKEAVAAIESVLNFHRLPISFFVGLSSGATIIISQYFGANRKEDVSKASHTAMLFAMLGGLLLSILSCVFSPFFIKLIKVPEEIFYQAQSYTIICFIGIVASMTYNIGSGILRALGDSKTPFYILIVSNILNIVLDLILVIVFNLGVVGVGVATLISEIVSAILIFIMLTKTNLDCKIYIKKLHFYKKYVKEIFKLGLPIGIQSVLYPISNTIIQSNINAFGINSIAAWSISGKLDFLIWTVSDAFSIAVSTFVAQNYGAEKHQRARDGIKVALFMSMVAIFMISFTLYFYNKPLSYFLIDDKEIVDLTSQVLHIIAPFYFLYAIGDVLSGAIKGIGNTLHPMLINIFGICICRILWVFLIVPLNPTFFMVLYGFIVSWIITALMYIVYVICKRKSF, from the coding sequence ATGAATGAAAGTTCAAAAAATTTAAATTTAACAAAGGGGAGAATATGGAAAGTACTGTTAAAGTTTATCTTGCCCATATTTTTAGGAACATTATTTCAATCACTTTATAATACAATAGATGCTATAATAGTTGGAAAATTTGCTGGAAAAGAGGCAGTGGCTGCAATAGAATCTGTACTTAATTTTCATAGACTACCAATTAGTTTTTTTGTTGGACTTTCATCAGGAGCGACAATAATCATTTCTCAATATTTTGGAGCAAATAGAAAAGAAGATGTATCAAAGGCTAGCCATACCGCAATGTTATTTGCAATGCTTGGAGGCTTATTACTATCTATATTAAGTTGTGTATTTTCACCATTTTTTATTAAGTTAATTAAAGTACCAGAAGAAATATTTTATCAAGCACAGTCTTATACTATTATTTGTTTTATTGGAATAGTAGCCTCTATGACTTATAATATAGGTTCTGGTATTTTAAGAGCCTTGGGAGATTCAAAAACTCCTTTTTATATTTTAATTGTATCAAATATTTTAAATATAGTTTTAGATTTAATCTTAGTTATAGTATTTAATTTAGGGGTTGTTGGTGTTGGAGTTGCAACTCTAATATCAGAAATAGTAAGTGCTATTTTAATTTTTATAATGTTAACTAAAACAAATTTAGATTGCAAAATATATATAAAAAAATTACATTTCTATAAAAAATATGTAAAAGAAATTTTTAAATTGGGGCTACCTATTGGAATTCAGTCAGTTCTTTATCCTATATCTAACACAATAATACAAAGTAATATAAATGCTTTTGGTATAAATAGTATCGCAGCTTGGTCAATATCAGGAAAACTAGATTTTTTAATATGGACAGTTTCAGATGCTTTTTCTATTGCTGTTTCAACCTTTGTGGCACAAAATTATGGAGCAGAAAAACATCAAAGAGCAAGAGATGGTATAAAAGTAGCTTTATTTATGTCAATGGTAGCAATTTTTATGATAAGTTTTACACTTTATTTCTATAATAAACCTTTGTCATATTTCCTTATAGATGATAAAGAGATAGTTGATTTGACTTCACAAGTTTTACATATAATAGCTCCTTTTTATTTTTTGTATGCTATTGGAGATGTTTTATCTGGAGCTATAAAAGGAATAGGAAATACTTTACATCCAATGCTAATAAATATCTTTGGAATCTGTATTTGTAGAATTTTATGGGTGTTTTTGATTGTACCATTAAATCCAACATTTTTTATGGTACTATATGGCTTTATAGTTTCTTGGATAATAACAGCACTGATGTATATTGTATATGTAATTTGTAAGAGAAAAAGTTTTTAA
- the rpsJ gene encoding 30S ribosomal protein S10, translating into MASNKLRIYLKAYDHTLLDESAKRIAESAKKSGAIVAGPMPLPTKIRKYTVLRSVHVNKDSREQFEMRVHRRMIELVNSTDKAISSLTSVHLPAGVGIEIKQV; encoded by the coding sequence ATGGCTTCTAACAAATTAAGAATCTATTTAAAAGCATATGATCACACTTTATTAGATGAATCAGCAAAAAGAATAGCTGAGTCTGCTAAAAAAAGTGGAGCAATAGTAGCAGGGCCAATGCCTTTACCTACTAAAATCAGAAAGTATACTGTTTTAAGATCAGTGCATGTTAATAAAGATTCAAGAGAGCAATTCGAAATGAGAGTGCACAGAAGAATGATAGAATTAGTAAATTCTACAGATAAGGCTATTAGTTCGTTAACATCAGTTCACTTACCAGCTGGTGTAGGGATAGAAATTAAACAAGTTTAA
- the rplC gene encoding 50S ribosomal protein L3: MSGILGKKIGMTQIFEDGKFVPVTVVEAGPNFVLQKKTEEKDGYVALQLGFDEKKEKNTTKPLMGIFNKAGVKPQRFVKELEVESVDGYELGQEIKVDVLAEVGYVDITGTSKGKGTSGVMKRHGFGGNRASHGVSRNHRLGGSIGMSSWPGKVLKGKRMAGQHGNATVTVQNLKVVKVDAEHNLLLIKGAVPGAKNGYLVIRPAVKKVIG; the protein is encoded by the coding sequence ATGTCTGGAATTTTAGGAAAGAAAATTGGAATGACTCAAATTTTTGAAGATGGAAAATTCGTTCCAGTAACAGTTGTAGAAGCTGGTCCTAACTTTGTTCTTCAAAAGAAAACAGAAGAAAAAGATGGATATGTTGCTTTACAATTAGGATTTGATGAAAAGAAAGAAAAAAACACTACTAAACCTTTAATGGGAATATTCAATAAAGCAGGGGTAAAACCTCAAAGATTCGTTAAAGAATTAGAAGTTGAATCAGTAGATGGTTATGAATTAGGACAAGAAATCAAAGTTGATGTTCTAGCAGAAGTTGGATATGTAGATATCACAGGAACTTCAAAAGGTAAAGGAACATCTGGTGTTATGAAAAGACACGGATTTGGTGGAAATAGAGCTTCACACGGGGTATCAAGAAACCATAGACTTGGTGGATCAATAGGGATGTCAAGTTGGCCTGGTAAAGTTCTAAAAGGTAAAAGAATGGCTGGGCAACATGGAAATGCAACAGTAACAGTTCAAAATTTAAAAGTTGTTAAAGTTGATGCAGAACATAACTTACTTTTAATAAAAGGAGCAGTTCCTGGAGCAAAAAATGGTTATTTAGTAATTAGACCAGCAGTGAAGAAAGTAATAGGATAG
- the rplD gene encoding 50S ribosomal protein L4, with protein sequence MAVLNIYNLAGEQTGTVEVNDAVFGIEPNKVVLHEVLTAELAAARQGTASTKTRAMVRGGGRKPFKQKGTGRARQGSIRAPHMVGGGVTFGPHPRSYEKKVNKKVRNLALRSALSAKVAAGNVLVLDYDGIETPKTKVIVNLVNKVDAKQKQLFVVGDLIKDYNLYLSARNLENAVILQPNEIGVYWLLKQEKVILTKEALATVEEVLG encoded by the coding sequence ATGGCAGTTTTAAACATATATAACTTAGCAGGAGAACAAACTGGTACTGTTGAAGTTAATGATGCAGTGTTTGGGATTGAACCTAATAAAGTAGTTCTTCATGAAGTACTTACTGCTGAATTAGCAGCTGCTAGACAAGGTACAGCTTCTACTAAGACTAGAGCAATGGTTAGAGGTGGAGGAAGAAAACCTTTCAAACAAAAAGGTACTGGTAGAGCAAGACAAGGTTCAATAAGAGCACCTCATATGGTAGGTGGAGGAGTTACATTTGGTCCTCATCCAAGATCATATGAAAAGAAAGTTAATAAAAAAGTTAGAAATCTAGCACTAAGATCTGCTTTATCTGCAAAAGTTGCAGCTGGAAATGTTTTAGTATTAGACTATGATGGAATAGAAACACCTAAAACAAAAGTGATAGTAAATTTAGTAAATAAAGTTGATGCAAAACAAAAACAATTATTTGTAGTAGGAGATTTAATAAAAGATTACAATTTATACTTGTCAGCAAGAAATTTAGAAAATGCAGTAATTTTACAACCAAATGAAATTGGTGTTTACTGGCTTTTAAAACAAGAAAAAGTAATCCTTACTAAAGAAGCATTAGCTACTGTAGAGGAGGTACTAGGATAA
- the rplW gene encoding 50S ribosomal protein L23: protein MNVYDIIKKPVVTEKTELLRKEYNKYTFEVHPKANKIEIKKAIETIFNVKVEDVATINKKPITKRHGMRLYKTQAKKKAIVKLAKENTITYFKEV from the coding sequence ATGAATGTTTACGATATAATTAAAAAGCCTGTTGTAACAGAAAAAACAGAACTTTTAAGAAAAGAATACAATAAATATACTTTTGAAGTACATCCAAAAGCTAATAAAATTGAAATAAAAAAAGCTATTGAAACAATATTCAATGTAAAAGTTGAAGATGTAGCTACAATTAATAAAAAACCAATCACTAAAAGACATGGTATGAGACTTTATAAGACTCAAGCTAAGAAGAAAGCAATTGTTAAATTAGCTAAAGAAAACACAATAACTTACTTCAAAGAAGTTTAA